One region of Polaribacter pectinis genomic DNA includes:
- a CDS encoding response regulator: protein MQEDSIYIVLADDDEDDRLFFEEAFEELKINTKVETYNDGVELMNYLNSEINSLPNILFLDLNMPKKSGMECLLEIKNNDRFKDIAIAIYSTSASEEDIENTFVMGANIYIKKPDDFKKLKKVLSNVVTINWQYHTSGLNKDNFLLRL, encoded by the coding sequence ATGCAAGAAGATAGCATTTATATCGTTTTGGCGGATGATGATGAAGATGACAGATTATTTTTTGAAGAAGCTTTCGAAGAATTAAAAATAAACACCAAAGTTGAAACTTATAACGATGGTGTAGAGTTAATGAACTACTTAAATAGTGAAATAAACTCATTACCAAATATTCTTTTTCTAGATTTAAATATGCCAAAAAAATCTGGGATGGAATGTTTATTAGAGATAAAAAATAATGACCGTTTTAAAGATATTGCAATTGCAATTTACTCTACATCTGCTTCTGAAGAAGATATAGAAAACACATTTGTAATGGGTGCCAATATTTATATAAAAAAGCCAGATGATTTCAAAAAATTAAAAAAAGTATTGTCTAATGTGGTAACCATTAATTGGCAATATCATACAAGTGGTTTAAATAAAGATAACTTTTTATTACGTTTATAA
- a CDS encoding helix-turn-helix domain-containing protein — MKIFIKFDFTAICNKVLEEKLEELGVKYRALSFGEIEFLEKISKEKLNSLNEALGEYGSEIVENQKSILVQKIKDTIVDMVFNEDNVINVKSSVYLSEKLEHSYGYLSNLFSEVTFTSIENFIILQKIEYTKQLITNNELTLTDIAFKLNYSSVAHLSTQFKNTTGITPSAFQRIITKRRELSNKLNN; from the coding sequence ATGAAAATATTTATAAAATTCGATTTTACAGCAATCTGTAACAAAGTTCTTGAAGAAAAACTGGAAGAACTTGGTGTTAAATACAGAGCTTTAAGTTTTGGTGAAATTGAATTTTTAGAAAAAATTTCTAAAGAAAAATTAAATTCTCTAAATGAAGCTTTAGGTGAATATGGAAGTGAAATTGTAGAAAATCAGAAAAGTATATTAGTTCAAAAAATTAAAGACACCATAGTAGATATGGTTTTTAATGAAGATAATGTTATTAATGTAAAGAGCTCTGTATATCTATCAGAAAAACTAGAGCACAGTTATGGCTATTTGTCTAACTTATTTTCTGAAGTTACCTTTACCTCTATAGAAAACTTTATTATTCTTCAAAAAATAGAATATACAAAACAGTTAATTACTAACAACGAACTCACACTTACAGATATCGCATTTAAATTAAATTATTCTAGCGTTGCTCATTTAAGCACACAATTTAAAAATACAACTGGTATTACACCATCTGCATTTCAAAGAATAATTACAAAGAGAAGAGAGTTAAGCAACAAATTAAATAATTAA
- a CDS encoding DUF3095 family protein — MVDNRRFYKDLKSHDIPLRELLKSENFFNSVPSNWFVIVTDILDSTSAIKKGLHHDVNLVATGSIITVLNKIKTIDKNCSIPYFFGGDGASFIIPEELFNDVFSALENYSKHVKKNFNFTLRVGKMKVSDVYKSNSTLRIAKLKLNKFLVTPVVIGNGLKFAENSIKNNFVPSLDEENLIPFVDLSGMECRWDEIKPRDTERKVICLLVMCKDEAKQAEIFTKIMDEVDYVFGELSLRTPITTVKLKLNTSLSKIRKEMYARLGKFDAQYLIKNWVITNFGKYYFKFFKEGKEYLFKVSQLSDTIMLDGSINTVFSGTDKQISNLKLLLDSLESDREIIYGIHATYASIMSCYIEDRDEKHIHFVDGTEGGYTSAAGELKKKLKAHIAYF; from the coding sequence ATGGTTGATAATAGGCGTTTTTACAAGGATTTAAAGTCTCATGACATTCCGTTAAGAGAACTTTTAAAGAGTGAGAATTTTTTTAATTCTGTTCCAAGTAATTGGTTTGTTATAGTAACAGATATTTTAGATTCTACAAGTGCTATAAAAAAAGGATTGCACCATGATGTTAATTTAGTTGCCACAGGAAGTATTATTACTGTTTTAAATAAAATAAAAACAATAGATAAAAATTGTTCTATCCCTTATTTTTTTGGTGGAGATGGGGCTTCCTTTATCATTCCAGAAGAATTATTTAACGATGTTTTTTCTGCTTTAGAAAATTATAGCAAACATGTAAAAAAGAACTTTAATTTTACTTTAAGAGTTGGTAAAATGAAAGTTAGTGATGTTTATAAAAGTAACTCTACTTTAAGAATAGCTAAACTTAAGCTTAATAAATTTTTGGTAACTCCTGTTGTTATTGGAAATGGTTTAAAATTTGCAGAAAATTCTATAAAAAATAATTTTGTACCTTCTTTAGATGAAGAAAATTTAATTCCTTTTGTAGATTTAAGCGGAATGGAATGTAGATGGGACGAAATAAAACCAAGAGACACAGAAAGGAAAGTTATTTGCTTATTAGTAATGTGTAAAGATGAGGCAAAACAAGCAGAAATTTTTACTAAAATAATGGATGAGGTAGATTATGTTTTTGGAGAATTAAGTTTAAGAACACCTATAACAACTGTAAAATTAAAACTTAATACATCATTATCTAAAATTAGAAAAGAGATGTATGCCCGTTTAGGAAAATTTGATGCACAGTATTTGATTAAAAATTGGGTAATTACCAACTTTGGTAAATACTATTTTAAATTTTTTAAAGAGGGAAAAGAGTATCTTTTTAAAGTTTCTCAATTATCAGATACTATTATGTTAGACGGTTCTATAAATACTGTTTTTTCTGGTACAGATAAACAAATTAGCAACTTAAAATTACTTTTAGATTCTTTAGAGTCAGATAGAGAAATAATTTACGGAATACATGCTACTTATGCATCTATAATGTCTTGTTATATTGAAGATAGAGATGAAAAACATATTCATTTTGTTGATGGAACAGAAGGAGGTTATACAAGTGCAGCAGGCGA